A single window of Granulicella sibirica DNA harbors:
- a CDS encoding GlsB/YeaQ/YmgE family stress response membrane protein has product MMGHGIIMTIIIGFIVGIIAKMIMPGKDPAGFIMTALIGIVGSFLGTFIGRAIGHYGPDQGAGWLMSIFGALILLGIYHLMTRRSSVV; this is encoded by the coding sequence ATGATGGGACACGGCATCATCATGACGATCATCATCGGCTTCATCGTCGGCATCATTGCGAAGATGATCATGCCCGGTAAAGACCCTGCGGGATTCATCATGACCGCGCTTATCGGGATCGTGGGAAGCTTCCTAGGAACGTTCATTGGCCGGGCCATCGGGCACTATGGGCCAGATCAGGGTGCGGGCTGGCTGATGTCCATCTTTGGCGCGCTGATTCTACTCGGGATCTATCACCTGATGACGCGACGGTCTTCGGTGGTTTAG
- the tyrS gene encoding tyrosine--tRNA ligase: protein MSDLPATHAFRPIEDQLDLITKGAAEILPLEALKERLAQSLASGKPLRIKAGFDPTAPDLHLGHTVLIRKLRHFQLLGHTVIFLIGDGTALIGDPTGRNVTRKPLTREQIAANAETYKQQVFKILDPEKTEVRYNSEWLDKLSYYDMVKLMAQFTVSQMLEREDFTKRFHAEQPIALHELIYPIAQGYDSVALECDVELGGTDQKFNLMRGRDLQKHFGQPQQSILMVPILEGLDGVQKMSKSYGNAIGIHEPAPEMYGKVMSISDELMWRFYTLLTDLSTSQIENMESEIATGALHPMQAKKNLAHFLVTTFHSFEEADAAAENWSKQFQQRGIAEDIPTVSVALTTEGLSDPTTNEVRVPKLLVLSGLATSAGEATRKITENAVSLNGEKLTTRTITREALGDAPVLRLGKRQVRLSFKPAEHTA from the coding sequence ATGTCCGATCTGCCCGCCACGCACGCCTTCCGCCCCATCGAAGACCAGCTCGACCTCATCACCAAGGGCGCCGCCGAGATCCTCCCGCTCGAGGCCCTCAAGGAGCGCCTCGCCCAGTCTCTCGCGTCTGGCAAGCCCCTCCGCATCAAGGCCGGCTTCGATCCCACCGCACCCGACCTCCACCTCGGCCACACCGTCCTCATCCGCAAGCTCCGCCACTTCCAACTCCTCGGCCACACCGTCATCTTCCTCATCGGCGACGGCACCGCCCTCATCGGCGACCCTACCGGCCGCAACGTCACCCGCAAGCCCCTCACCCGCGAGCAGATCGCCGCCAACGCCGAAACCTACAAGCAGCAGGTCTTCAAGATCCTTGACCCCGAAAAGACCGAGGTCCGCTACAACTCCGAGTGGCTCGACAAGCTCAGCTACTACGACATGGTCAAGCTCATGGCACAGTTCACCGTCTCGCAGATGCTCGAGCGCGAGGACTTCACCAAGCGCTTCCACGCCGAGCAGCCCATCGCACTCCACGAGCTCATCTACCCCATCGCCCAGGGCTACGACTCCGTCGCCCTCGAGTGCGACGTCGAACTCGGAGGCACCGACCAGAAGTTCAACCTCATGCGCGGTCGTGACCTCCAGAAGCACTTCGGCCAGCCGCAGCAGAGCATCCTCATGGTCCCCATCCTCGAAGGCCTCGACGGCGTTCAGAAGATGTCGAAGTCCTATGGCAACGCCATAGGCATTCACGAACCCGCCCCCGAGATGTACGGCAAGGTCATGAGCATCTCCGACGAACTCATGTGGCGCTTCTACACCCTTCTCACCGACCTCTCGACGAGCCAGATTGAAAACATGGAGTCGGAGATCGCTACCGGCGCCCTGCATCCCATGCAGGCCAAGAAAAACCTGGCCCACTTCCTCGTCACCACCTTTCATTCTTTCGAAGAAGCCGACGCAGCAGCCGAAAACTGGTCCAAGCAGTTCCAGCAGCGTGGCATCGCTGAAGATATCCCCACCGTCTCCGTCGCCCTCACGACCGAAGGCCTCTCCGACCCGACGACGAACGAAGTCCGAGTCCCCAAGCTTCTCGTCCTCTCCGGACTAGCCACGTCCGCAGGAGAAGCCACACGCAAGATCACCGAAAACGCCGTCAGTCTCAATGGCGAGAAGCTCACGACCCGCACCATCACCCGCGAAGCCCTCGGCGATGCTCCTGTCCTCCGCCTCGGCAAACGCCAGGTCCGCCTCTCCTTCAAACCGGCGGAGCACACCGCCTAG
- the lepA gene encoding translation elongation factor 4, translating into MDPSHIRNFAIIAHIDHGKSTLSDRLLELTGSLTTREMQAQVLDAMDLERERGITIKAHTVRMMYKADDGDMYQLNLIDTPGHVDFSYEVSRSLASCEGALLVVDASQGVEAQTLANAYLAISNGLEILPIINKIDLPSADIERTKAMIEKSVGLPADDAIAVSAKTGLNVASILEAVVTLLPPPKGNADAPLQALIFDSWFDAYRGVIVLARIINGKLRKGMKIRLMSNGKTFEVESMGVMTPKPVVLEELSAGEVGFFVATIKNVADTKVGDTITEDARPCADMLPGFEDIKSMVFAGLYTVDSHEHALLRDALEKLRLNDASFSFEPESSAALGFGFRCGFLGLLHLEIIQERLEREYSLDLITTAPGVRYKITMTDGSELEVDNPSRWPDPTEIETVEEPVIVAKILTNEEYVGNILKLVEDKRGRQKNIEYVSETRVMLTYELPLNEIVLDFYDKLKSVSRGYASLDYNLAGTWISPMVKMDILIGGEPVDALSIIVHRDFAYDRGKALVSKMRELIPRQMFEVAIQAAIGAKVIARETVTAIRKNVIAKCYGGDISRKRKLLDKQKEGKKRMKRIGKVDIPQEAFLAVLKVGED; encoded by the coding sequence ATGGACCCGAGTCACATCCGCAATTTCGCGATCATCGCGCATATCGATCATGGCAAGTCCACCCTTTCGGACCGTCTCCTTGAGTTGACGGGCTCGCTGACGACCCGCGAGATGCAGGCGCAGGTTCTCGACGCGATGGACCTCGAGCGCGAGCGCGGGATCACGATCAAGGCTCACACCGTCCGGATGATGTACAAGGCCGACGACGGCGACATGTACCAACTCAACCTGATCGATACGCCTGGACACGTGGACTTTTCCTACGAGGTGTCGCGTTCGTTAGCTTCGTGCGAAGGCGCGCTTCTTGTGGTGGATGCTTCGCAGGGCGTAGAGGCGCAAACGCTGGCCAACGCGTACCTGGCGATCTCGAACGGCCTGGAAATTCTGCCGATCATTAACAAGATCGATCTGCCATCAGCCGATATCGAGCGGACGAAGGCGATGATCGAGAAGTCGGTCGGGCTCCCGGCGGATGATGCGATCGCGGTGTCGGCGAAGACTGGGCTGAACGTGGCCTCGATTCTCGAGGCCGTGGTGACGCTTCTGCCTCCGCCGAAGGGGAATGCGGATGCTCCGCTGCAGGCCCTGATCTTCGACTCGTGGTTCGATGCGTATCGCGGCGTGATCGTGCTGGCGAGGATCATCAATGGGAAGCTGCGCAAGGGGATGAAAATCCGGCTGATGTCGAACGGGAAGACGTTCGAGGTCGAGAGCATGGGCGTCATGACGCCGAAGCCGGTCGTTCTGGAAGAGTTGAGCGCGGGTGAGGTCGGTTTCTTCGTCGCGACGATCAAGAATGTAGCGGATACGAAGGTGGGCGACACTATTACAGAGGACGCTCGACCCTGCGCGGACATGTTGCCGGGGTTCGAAGACATCAAGTCGATGGTGTTCGCTGGACTTTATACCGTCGACTCGCATGAGCATGCGCTACTGCGGGATGCGTTGGAGAAGTTGCGGCTGAACGATGCGAGCTTCTCATTTGAGCCGGAGTCCTCGGCGGCGCTTGGTTTTGGGTTCCGCTGTGGGTTTCTTGGGCTTCTGCATCTGGAGATCATTCAGGAGCGGCTGGAGCGAGAGTACTCGCTCGACCTGATCACGACGGCTCCGGGCGTGCGGTACAAGATCACGATGACGGATGGCAGCGAGTTGGAGGTCGACAACCCTTCGCGGTGGCCTGACCCGACGGAGATTGAGACAGTCGAAGAGCCGGTGATCGTTGCGAAGATCCTGACGAACGAAGAGTATGTCGGGAACATTCTGAAGCTGGTTGAAGATAAGCGCGGGCGGCAGAAGAATATTGAGTACGTTTCCGAGACGCGGGTGATGCTGACCTACGAGCTTCCGCTGAACGAGATCGTGTTGGACTTCTACGACAAGCTGAAGAGCGTCTCGCGTGGGTACGCGTCGCTCGACTACAACCTCGCCGGGACGTGGATCTCGCCGATGGTGAAGATGGATATCCTGATCGGCGGGGAGCCGGTCGATGCGCTCTCGATCATCGTGCATCGCGACTTTGCGTACGACCGGGGCAAGGCCCTCGTGTCGAAGATGCGGGAGCTGATTCCGCGGCAGATGTTTGAAGTGGCGATCCAGGCGGCGATCGGGGCGAAGGTGATTGCGCGCGAGACGGTGACGGCGATTCGGAAGAACGTGATCGCGAAGTGCTACGGCGGGGATATCAGCCGTAAGCGCAAGCTGCTCGATAAGCAGAAGGAAGGCAAGAAGAGGATGAAGCGGATCGGCAAGGTCGACATTCCGCAGGAGGCCTTCCTTGCCGTGTTGAAGGTTGGAGAGGACTGA
- a CDS encoding RICIN domain-containing protein, which translates to MNFALMIVLALQMVAGGSPSAANSSVVQPQGSHGVRNEQYGLMLRPRDASNKDGEPIVLYPYETWKCMAWKFESAQDGVRLVNYFTSKSFEVQAVGGTSVVAQKPATPEAREKETMHFVAVEAGLYKIEVQGGAGVLTAVDSDGRGDIRVVVQPWKQTAAQKWQLVDLPDHFTA; encoded by the coding sequence ATGAACTTCGCGTTGATGATCGTGCTTGCGCTTCAGATGGTGGCTGGCGGTAGCCCGTCGGCTGCGAACTCTTCCGTGGTCCAGCCACAGGGGTCGCATGGGGTGCGGAATGAGCAGTATGGATTGATGCTGCGGCCCCGCGATGCGAGTAATAAGGATGGGGAGCCGATCGTGCTCTATCCCTATGAGACGTGGAAGTGCATGGCGTGGAAGTTCGAGAGCGCGCAGGATGGGGTGCGTCTGGTGAACTACTTCACGAGCAAGTCGTTTGAGGTGCAGGCTGTGGGCGGTACTTCGGTGGTCGCGCAGAAGCCTGCGACTCCAGAGGCACGGGAGAAGGAGACGATGCACTTCGTCGCGGTCGAGGCTGGGTTGTACAAGATCGAGGTGCAGGGCGGAGCGGGTGTGTTGACGGCGGTGGACAGTGATGGCCGTGGGGATATCCGTGTGGTAGTGCAGCCGTGGAAGCAGACGGCGGCGCAGAAGTGGCAGCTGGTGGATCTTCCGGATCACTTCACGGCTTAG
- a CDS encoding HAD family hydrolase, producing the protein MTLELPEGPFAAYLFDCDGTIVDSMPLHYIAWKKALGEWNCEFEEQTFYSWGGMPVVEIIRSLNEMNGLAMPVEELHHRKEGLYYEMLGDLHGVPEVIEHVHASHGKIPFAVVSGSTRQSVVKSLEVLGILDKFDVLVCAGEYSKGKPDPEPFLLAAEKLGVSAKDCLVFEDTDMGIQSATAAGMKSVKVMQPWERGAR; encoded by the coding sequence ATGACGCTGGAGCTTCCGGAAGGGCCGTTCGCCGCCTACCTGTTCGACTGCGATGGGACGATCGTGGACTCGATGCCTCTGCACTACATTGCGTGGAAGAAGGCTCTTGGCGAGTGGAACTGCGAGTTTGAAGAGCAGACGTTCTACTCGTGGGGCGGGATGCCGGTGGTGGAGATCATCCGGTCGCTGAACGAGATGAATGGGCTAGCGATGCCGGTGGAGGAACTGCATCATCGGAAAGAAGGCCTGTACTACGAGATGCTCGGCGACCTACACGGCGTGCCCGAGGTGATTGAGCATGTACACGCGAGTCATGGGAAGATTCCGTTCGCGGTGGTGTCGGGGAGTACGCGGCAGAGCGTGGTGAAGTCGCTCGAAGTGCTCGGGATTCTCGATAAGTTCGATGTGCTTGTGTGCGCGGGGGAGTACTCGAAGGGCAAGCCGGATCCGGAGCCGTTCTTGCTGGCGGCGGAGAAGCTTGGGGTTTCTGCCAAGGACTGCCTGGTGTTTGAGGATACGGACATGGGAATCCAGTCGGCTACGGCGGCGGGGATGAAGTCGGTGAAGGTGATGCAACCGTGGGAGCGGGGAGCTCGATAG
- a CDS encoding RelA/SpoT family protein — MAIDRPGSPKAGGEMFDVTGGAGVATVPDAAGGSSTVVSSEAGIEMEAALPAVAPMQPVGSPEAIAIRDLDEPSGSFTGAVPQAEISLREGESAAKNLSGFSESDVREVDENFVRLLRTVRENRPHDDLEIIRKAWSFCLQQHEGQKRRSGEAYVIHPLEVGQLLAELKMDSTAIAAGLLHDAVEDTDVTSPEIAVKFGEQVAHIVEGVTKLDKIKFANREDHQAENIRKMLLAMVTDVRVVIIKLADRLHNMRTLKHLPVEKQQKIARETLDIYAPLAHRLGMGKLRGELEDLAFRYTDPYAYEQVSTEVDALRGEGETFLHKVVKELEEKLREHGIKGRVESRIKRLYSIQQKLSTQKIPVDQVYDLFALRVICNSVQDCYALLGLLHSIWRPVPGRIKDFIAMPRSNGYQSLHTTLIAPGGHQFEVQIRTEDMHRIAEEGIAAHWKYKASDNVTAKDEQRLVWVRQMLDWQREMSDPNEFMSTLKMDMYPEEVYTFTPKGKVVVLPKDASPIDFAYAIHTEVGNTTTGAKVNGRIVPLRTRLRNGDIVEISTQAGHAPSRDWLSFTKSSRARNKIKHWLNEHQRERAIEIGRKLLEREARKYKMVLSKYHEADYDKVASEYGLGTQAELLAGIGFGKYSSRQVLNKLEPGSTLAAEPVAPEGGVGNAIGQMSDAVKRVFFGKGSDSLQVEGQDDLLVYRARCCNPIRGEEIVGYVTRGKGVAVHARSCPNVQNLLYESDRRIQVEWSSPPAEAGAVKAQTYPVKLTVLCDDRTGMLKEFTAIISDDGTNIRSVDSKPTADGNAIVDFVVETVDVRHLNRLVLNLRKVPGVRDVHRVTKI; from the coding sequence ATGGCAATCGATCGTCCCGGCTCCCCGAAGGCTGGGGGAGAGATGTTCGATGTGACAGGCGGCGCCGGGGTGGCGACCGTGCCGGATGCTGCTGGTGGCAGCTCAACTGTCGTGAGTTCCGAAGCGGGAATTGAGATGGAAGCGGCGCTGCCGGCGGTTGCGCCGATGCAGCCCGTTGGGTCGCCCGAGGCGATTGCGATTCGGGATCTGGATGAGCCGAGTGGAAGCTTCACTGGGGCTGTGCCGCAGGCGGAGATATCTCTGCGGGAGGGTGAGTCCGCAGCGAAGAATCTTTCGGGATTCTCGGAATCCGACGTTCGCGAGGTCGATGAAAACTTTGTAAGGCTTCTGCGCACGGTGCGCGAGAACCGTCCGCACGATGACCTTGAGATTATTCGCAAGGCGTGGTCGTTCTGTCTGCAGCAGCACGAGGGGCAGAAGAGACGGAGCGGCGAAGCGTATGTGATTCATCCGCTGGAAGTGGGGCAGTTGCTGGCGGAGTTGAAGATGGACTCGACAGCGATTGCGGCGGGGCTTCTGCATGACGCGGTCGAGGATACGGATGTGACTTCGCCGGAGATCGCGGTGAAGTTCGGCGAGCAGGTGGCGCACATCGTCGAGGGAGTGACGAAGCTCGACAAGATCAAGTTCGCAAACCGTGAGGATCACCAGGCAGAGAACATCCGCAAGATGCTTCTGGCGATGGTCACGGATGTCCGGGTGGTCATCATCAAGCTGGCGGATCGGCTGCATAACATGCGGACGCTGAAGCATCTACCGGTCGAGAAGCAGCAGAAGATCGCGCGGGAGACGCTGGACATCTATGCTCCGCTGGCGCATCGGCTTGGTATGGGCAAGCTGCGCGGAGAGCTTGAGGATCTTGCGTTCCGGTATACCGACCCGTATGCGTACGAGCAGGTTTCGACGGAGGTCGATGCGCTGCGGGGCGAGGGTGAGACATTCCTGCATAAGGTGGTGAAGGAGCTTGAGGAGAAGCTTCGGGAGCATGGGATCAAGGGGCGGGTCGAGTCGCGGATCAAGAGGCTTTACTCGATCCAGCAGAAGCTCTCGACGCAGAAGATTCCGGTGGACCAGGTGTACGACCTGTTCGCGCTGCGGGTGATTTGTAACTCGGTGCAGGACTGCTACGCGCTGCTTGGGTTGCTGCACTCGATCTGGCGACCAGTTCCGGGGCGGATCAAGGACTTCATCGCGATGCCGCGGTCGAATGGGTACCAATCGCTCCATACGACGCTGATTGCGCCGGGTGGACACCAGTTCGAGGTGCAGATTCGCACGGAGGATATGCACCGTATCGCCGAGGAGGGGATCGCGGCGCACTGGAAGTACAAGGCGAGCGATAACGTCACGGCGAAGGACGAGCAGAGGCTGGTTTGGGTAAGGCAGATGCTCGACTGGCAGAGGGAGATGAGCGATCCGAACGAGTTCATGTCCACGCTGAAGATGGATATGTATCCGGAGGAGGTTTACACGTTTACGCCGAAGGGCAAGGTTGTCGTGCTGCCGAAGGATGCGAGCCCGATCGACTTCGCGTATGCGATTCATACCGAGGTTGGGAATACGACTACAGGTGCGAAGGTGAATGGACGCATCGTTCCGCTGCGGACTCGGCTTCGGAATGGCGACATTGTCGAGATCTCGACGCAGGCTGGACATGCTCCGAGTAGAGATTGGCTGAGCTTTACGAAGAGCTCGCGCGCTCGGAACAAGATCAAGCACTGGCTCAATGAGCACCAGCGGGAACGCGCGATCGAGATCGGCAGGAAGCTGCTGGAGCGCGAGGCGCGGAAGTACAAGATGGTGCTGAGCAAATACCACGAGGCGGACTATGACAAGGTCGCGAGTGAGTATGGGCTTGGGACGCAGGCGGAGCTTCTCGCGGGAATCGGGTTTGGGAAATACTCTTCGCGGCAGGTTTTGAATAAGCTGGAGCCGGGTTCGACGCTGGCCGCGGAGCCTGTGGCGCCGGAGGGTGGGGTTGGGAACGCGATCGGGCAGATGTCCGATGCGGTGAAGCGGGTTTTCTTTGGCAAGGGATCGGACTCGCTGCAGGTGGAGGGGCAGGATGATCTGCTCGTTTATCGGGCTCGATGTTGCAATCCGATTCGGGGAGAAGAGATCGTCGGTTATGTGACGCGAGGCAAGGGTGTCGCGGTGCATGCGCGGTCGTGTCCGAATGTGCAGAACCTGCTATACGAGTCGGATCGGCGGATCCAGGTGGAGTGGTCTTCGCCTCCGGCTGAAGCAGGTGCGGTGAAGGCGCAGACGTATCCAGTGAAGCTGACCGTTCTTTGCGACGATCGGACAGGCATGCTGAAGGAGTTTACCGCCATCATTTCAGATGATGGAACGAATATCCGGAGCGTGGATTCGAAGCCTACGGCCGATGGGAATGCGATCGTCGACTTCGTGGTGGAGACAGTGGATGTGCGGCATTTGAATCGGCTGGTGCTGAACCTGCGTAAGGTGCCCGGGGTGAGGGACGTGCATCGGGTTACGAAGATCTAG
- a CDS encoding ribonuclease R family protein: MPSTPYPQTDRDLIRRIERSPNHRAGYKQLVRELGLGGGRERRLLLEQLARITARGELVKIDAEQWSLPAATPEKTARAAKAASTDLPKEHRATRDNLLTGRLDLHRDGFGFVRPEGSSNRDDDLFIPPNEINGAMQGDIVLVDEAPRGRDGRRSGRIARVLTRRNPTVVGIFHYARTRRRSTWENAPLINGNYVTPLDERISQPILIPEGLELPLADEANTPHRVLGEEARAAAFDWHDPELREPLEGLAVDVEITDFPLPGRPAKGRVIEVLGPPDAFGVDVEIVIRKHHIPHVFPTNVLAEATASSSQTVDTLDEAELVKREDFRDLKIVTIDGETARDFDDAVHVTHHPDGTWQLQVHIADVSHYVRPGTDLDLEARLRGTSVYFPDRAVPMLPPQLSSGMCSLRPDEDRLVLSCIMHIDARGEILSYRVTEGIIRSARRMTYTQVQAILDCANTEAQPTPEARAMAEEVLLTRPDLAGVFEQMHTLALILNAKRRRRGSIDFDLPEPVIHFDPNGNMASIVRSERGWSHRLIEEFMLSANECVATWLEALAPSIYRIHEMPDPKRIVDFEETAGTFGYSLGLTSLPVQRVQMKADRRDARGSGKQARTHEVTTEEIPVTPQMYQRLTARIAGTPEERILAFLMLRSLKQARYSEQNVGHFALASPSYTHFTSPIRRYPDLIVHRLLRALMDEGADRNGGPIRSDDPQPWATKAAAASGRKTKHNPRPTYEFEPIPEPELAAISTESSQSERRADDAERELMEWKKMRFMQDRVGEDFSAVILSCTKYGFFVELDDLFIEGLVPLASLGNLEGQRGRRTEEDRFIFRDTDRQIVGTRSGSIFKMGMRVRVLLDRIDRQQRRLQFALIGMERATPAIEPTKHLSPTRTGKPKKSAKSKTRERNKAKKGKGKRR, from the coding sequence ATGCCGTCCACCCCTTACCCCCAGACCGACCGCGACCTCATCCGCCGCATCGAGCGCTCCCCGAACCACCGCGCCGGCTACAAGCAACTCGTTCGCGAACTCGGCCTCGGCGGGGGGCGAGAGCGCCGCCTCCTCCTCGAACAGTTGGCCCGCATCACCGCCCGTGGCGAGCTCGTCAAGATAGACGCCGAGCAGTGGTCCCTCCCCGCCGCCACCCCCGAAAAGACCGCCCGCGCCGCGAAAGCTGCCTCCACGGACCTCCCAAAAGAACACCGAGCCACCCGCGACAACCTCCTCACAGGCCGACTCGACCTCCACCGCGACGGCTTCGGCTTCGTCCGCCCCGAAGGCAGCTCCAACCGCGACGACGACCTCTTCATCCCGCCGAACGAGATCAACGGAGCCATGCAGGGCGATATCGTCCTCGTCGACGAAGCTCCCCGAGGCCGCGACGGCCGCCGCTCCGGACGCATCGCCCGCGTGCTCACCCGCCGCAACCCGACGGTCGTCGGCATCTTCCACTACGCCCGCACCCGCCGCCGCAGCACATGGGAGAACGCCCCCCTCATCAACGGCAACTACGTCACCCCCCTCGACGAGCGCATCTCTCAGCCCATCCTCATCCCCGAAGGCCTCGAACTCCCCCTGGCCGACGAAGCCAATACCCCCCACCGCGTCCTCGGCGAAGAAGCCCGCGCCGCAGCCTTCGACTGGCACGACCCCGAACTCCGTGAGCCGTTGGAAGGCCTCGCCGTAGACGTAGAGATCACCGACTTTCCCCTCCCGGGCCGCCCCGCAAAAGGCCGTGTCATCGAAGTCCTCGGACCACCCGACGCCTTTGGTGTCGACGTCGAAATCGTCATCCGTAAGCACCATATTCCCCACGTCTTCCCGACGAACGTTTTAGCCGAAGCCACCGCCTCCTCATCCCAAACGGTCGATACCCTCGATGAAGCTGAGCTGGTAAAACGGGAAGATTTCCGCGACCTCAAGATCGTCACCATCGACGGCGAAACCGCCCGAGACTTCGACGACGCCGTCCACGTCACCCACCACCCCGACGGAACTTGGCAGTTGCAAGTTCACATCGCCGACGTCAGTCACTACGTCCGCCCCGGCACCGACCTCGACCTCGAAGCCCGCCTCCGCGGCACGAGCGTCTACTTCCCCGACCGCGCCGTCCCCATGCTCCCCCCACAGCTCTCCTCCGGCATGTGTTCGCTCCGCCCGGACGAAGACCGCCTTGTCCTCTCCTGCATCATGCACATCGACGCACGCGGCGAGATCCTTTCCTACCGCGTCACCGAAGGCATCATCCGCTCCGCCCGCCGCATGACCTACACCCAGGTCCAGGCCATCCTCGACTGCGCCAACACCGAGGCCCAACCCACACCCGAAGCCCGCGCCATGGCCGAAGAGGTTCTCCTCACCCGCCCCGACCTCGCCGGCGTCTTCGAACAGATGCACACCCTCGCCTTGATCCTCAACGCCAAGCGCCGCCGCCGGGGCTCGATCGACTTCGACCTCCCCGAGCCGGTCATCCACTTCGACCCCAACGGCAACATGGCCTCCATCGTCCGCTCCGAGCGCGGCTGGTCGCACCGCCTCATCGAAGAGTTCATGCTCTCCGCCAACGAGTGCGTCGCCACCTGGCTCGAAGCCCTCGCCCCAAGCATCTACCGCATCCACGAGATGCCCGACCCCAAGCGCATCGTCGACTTCGAGGAGACTGCCGGAACCTTCGGCTACTCGCTCGGCCTTACCAGCCTCCCCGTCCAGCGCGTCCAGATGAAGGCCGACCGCCGCGACGCACGAGGCTCCGGCAAGCAGGCCCGCACCCACGAGGTCACCACCGAAGAGATCCCCGTCACTCCGCAGATGTACCAGCGACTGACCGCAAGGATCGCAGGAACCCCCGAAGAGCGCATCCTCGCTTTCCTCATGCTCCGGTCATTGAAGCAGGCCCGCTACTCCGAACAGAACGTAGGCCACTTCGCCCTCGCCAGCCCGAGCTACACCCACTTCACCTCCCCCATCCGCCGCTACCCAGACCTTATCGTCCACCGCCTCCTCCGCGCCCTCATGGACGAGGGAGCCGACCGCAACGGCGGCCCCATCCGCTCGGACGATCCGCAACCCTGGGCTACCAAAGCCGCCGCCGCATCCGGCAGGAAGACCAAACACAACCCACGCCCGACCTACGAGTTCGAACCCATCCCCGAGCCCGAACTAGCCGCCATCTCCACCGAGTCCAGTCAATCCGAACGCCGCGCTGACGACGCCGAACGCGAACTCATGGAATGGAAGAAGATGCGCTTCATGCAGGACCGCGTCGGCGAAGACTTCTCCGCCGTCATCCTCTCCTGCACGAAATACGGCTTCTTCGTCGAGCTGGACGACCTTTTCATCGAAGGCCTCGTTCCCCTCGCCTCTTTAGGCAATTTAGAAGGCCAAAGAGGCCGCCGCACCGAAGAAGACCGCTTCATCTTCCGCGACACCGACCGCCAGATCGTCGGCACCCGCTCCGGCAGCATCTTCAAGATGGGCATGCGAGTCCGCGTCCTGCTAGACCGCATCGACCGCCAGCAGCGCCGCCTCCAGTTCGCCCTCATTGGCATGGAACGCGCGACCCCAGCCATCGAACCAACAAAGCATTTGAGCCCCACCCGCACTGGCAAGCCAAAGAAGTCCGCCAAGTCAAAGACTCGCGAACGGAACAAGGCGAAAAAGGGCAAAGGCAAGCGCCGCTGA